Proteins from a genomic interval of Gammaproteobacteria bacterium:
- a CDS encoding SDR family oxidoreductase, which yields MSKRKRVLITGAASGIGLACARRFKREGYAVLGMDLNASPDPSVFDRFEQADVSNEEVTQKAVQGFDVPSGGLDALVHCAGIGQYGTVTELDSQSWSNVLRVNLTSAFLVARAVIPHMQKHGGGTIVTIGSVYGRLAPERMSAYAASKAGVAQLTRCIAIDYASDNIRANCVCPGLVTTPMSSHLNAPGKEKQLEASLKAHPMKRAGTPDEIADTVAFLCSDAASYITGQNIYVDGGYTTGKQLNP from the coding sequence ATGAGTAAGCGAAAGCGCGTACTGATTACCGGAGCTGCGTCGGGAATAGGCCTTGCCTGCGCGCGGAGATTCAAGCGGGAGGGATACGCTGTGCTGGGCATGGACCTCAATGCAAGTCCGGATCCATCGGTCTTCGACCGCTTCGAGCAGGCGGACGTAAGCAACGAGGAAGTGACGCAAAAGGCTGTGCAGGGCTTCGACGTCCCCTCAGGAGGGCTGGACGCGCTCGTTCACTGCGCCGGCATCGGTCAGTACGGCACCGTGACGGAACTGGATTCGCAAAGCTGGTCCAACGTCCTGCGGGTCAACCTGACTTCGGCCTTCCTTGTGGCTCGCGCAGTCATTCCTCACATGCAGAAACACGGGGGCGGGACGATAGTCACCATCGGCAGCGTGTATGGACGTCTGGCGCCCGAAAGAATGAGCGCCTATGCGGCGAGCAAGGCGGGAGTGGCGCAATTGACCCGGTGCATCGCCATCGATTACGCAAGCGACAACATTCGGGCGAATTGCGTTTGCCCGGGGCTGGTGACCACCCCGATGTCCTCGCATCTGAACGCGCCAGGCAAGGAAAAGCAGCTGGAGGCGTCGCTGAAGGCGCATCCGATGAAGCGCGCCGGGACTCCGGATGAAATTGCCGACACCGTTGCCTTCCTTTGCTCGGACGCGGCAAGCTACATCACGGGCCAGAACATTTACGTGGATGGCGGTTACACGACCGGAAAGCAGTTGAACCCGTAG
- a CDS encoding amidohydrolase family protein: MNSSPLRIDAHQHFWKVERNDYGWLTPALKPLYRDFGPDDLAPLLQAAGVDRTILVQAAPTVAETRFLLELAGRTDLVAGVVGWIDMESADAATVLTDLAQNPKLVGIRPMIHNIEDEAWITRPDLAAATEAVIDADLCFDALVRPQHLSYLLEFLKRHPDLKTVIDHGAKPVITEGLWQPWADRMSEIAESTDAYCKLSGLLTEASPDQGYDDLLPYMEHLLATFGPERLMWGSDWPVLLRAGAYPGWFAIAERFLNSLDEADRAQVLGGTAARFYGV, from the coding sequence ATGAACTCCTCGCCACTACGAATCGACGCCCACCAGCACTTCTGGAAAGTCGAGCGCAATGACTACGGCTGGCTGACCCCGGCGCTCAAGCCCCTATACCGTGATTTCGGGCCCGACGACCTCGCCCCGCTTCTGCAAGCGGCGGGCGTCGACAGGACCATCCTGGTCCAGGCCGCGCCCACCGTCGCGGAAACGCGCTTCCTGCTGGAACTGGCCGGGCGGACCGACCTGGTAGCCGGCGTCGTGGGCTGGATCGACATGGAAAGCGCCGACGCGGCAACGGTGCTGACCGATCTCGCGCAAAACCCGAAGCTGGTCGGAATCCGGCCGATGATCCACAACATCGAGGACGAAGCGTGGATCACGCGCCCGGACCTAGCGGCGGCGACCGAGGCGGTGATCGATGCCGATCTGTGCTTCGACGCACTGGTCCGGCCCCAGCACCTGTCCTACCTGCTCGAATTCCTCAAGCGCCATCCTGACCTCAAAACCGTCATCGACCATGGCGCCAAGCCGGTCATTACCGAGGGCCTTTGGCAGCCGTGGGCGGACCGGATGTCCGAAATTGCCGAGAGCACCGATGCGTACTGCAAGCTCTCCGGCCTCCTGACCGAAGCGAGCCCGGATCAGGGCTACGACGACCTGCTCCCCTACATGGAGCACCTGCTCGCCACGTTCGGACCGGAACGCCTGATGTGGGGCAGCGACTGGCCGGTGCTTCTGCGCGCCGGCGCCTACCCCGGCTGGTTTGCGATTGCCGAGCGCTTTCTGAACAGCCTGGACGAAGCGGACCGGGCGCAGGTGCTGGGCGGCACCGCCGCCCGCTTCTACGGCGTCTGA
- a CDS encoding Rieske 2Fe-2S domain-containing protein: MLMNNWYVAAKSHEVNAEKPLIVRMLGQNFVLFRTPENQAVCLTNTCCHRGGSIGRGELDGAGRIACGYHGWKFNAQGQCVEIPALGEDTNIPRRARVDSYPVEEHFDWVWVFLGDLEEEKRPAIPTTVFPEYHDKENWRVVSIEFDADVNWARGHENSLDSAHPAFVHSRFGRRSAPKVQIVPLVENDFGGHNATRERVPPKHTQVSEDIARLVSRKRGNTVASTDSYLAGISHRIDITREGNIRQVTVSARTPVDSYNTRIFMHQARNYLMEEEHDEARLDGIRLAFREDYEAVASVEPKFVPRSMAHQLLVESDQLETAFRKVLFDKVKQGWEIDVEKLEHEGRYRHFSIPSPARRADPKNWVHPVVPTTFPRQDQASE; this comes from the coding sequence ATGTTGATGAACAACTGGTACGTGGCTGCCAAGAGCCATGAAGTGAATGCGGAAAAGCCATTGATCGTGCGTATGTTAGGCCAGAATTTCGTACTCTTCCGCACTCCCGAAAACCAGGCCGTCTGTCTGACCAACACCTGCTGCCATCGCGGCGGTTCGATAGGCCGGGGTGAACTGGACGGCGCCGGACGTATCGCCTGCGGCTACCACGGCTGGAAATTCAATGCGCAGGGCCAGTGCGTCGAGATTCCCGCCCTGGGGGAAGACACCAACATCCCCAGGCGCGCACGGGTGGACTCGTATCCCGTCGAAGAGCATTTCGACTGGGTCTGGGTTTTCCTGGGCGACCTGGAAGAGGAAAAGCGCCCGGCGATCCCGACGACCGTTTTCCCCGAGTACCACGACAAGGAAAACTGGCGAGTGGTTTCGATCGAGTTTGACGCCGATGTGAACTGGGCCCGCGGGCACGAGAACTCGCTCGACAGCGCGCATCCCGCATTTGTGCATTCGCGTTTCGGGCGGCGCAGCGCGCCGAAAGTGCAGATCGTCCCGCTGGTCGAAAACGACTTCGGGGGCCATAACGCCACTCGCGAACGCGTCCCGCCCAAGCACACGCAGGTGAGCGAGGATATCGCCAGGCTGGTTTCCAGAAAACGGGGCAATACGGTGGCCTCCACCGACTCCTACCTGGCGGGTATTTCGCACCGTATCGACATCACCCGCGAGGGCAATATCCGGCAGGTCACGGTCTCCGCGCGCACGCCCGTCGATTCGTACAACACGCGGATCTTCATGCACCAGGCGCGCAACTACCTGATGGAAGAGGAGCACGACGAGGCCCGCCTCGACGGCATCCGGCTGGCCTTCCGCGAGGACTATGAGGCAGTCGCTTCGGTCGAGCCGAAATTCGTGCCGCGCTCCATGGCGCACCAGCTGCTGGTCGAGTCCGATCAGCTCGAAACGGCGTTCCGGAAGGTGCTGTTCGATAAAGTGAAGCAGGGCTGGGAAATCGACGTCGAGAAACTGGAGCACGAAGGGCGCTACCGGCACTTCTCGATTCCGTCGCCGGCCCGCCGGGCCGACCCGAAGAACTGGGTCCACCCGGTTGTGCCTACGACTTTCCCCCGCCAGGATCAGGCCAGCGAATAA
- a CDS encoding FAD-dependent monooxygenase: MNRVGPADDDRVLIAGAGPVGLSCALFLIRSGIPVSVFEAESELPEDMRASTFHPGTLDVLEDADVVADLLANGLQCRQWQYRNHVTGACAVFDMEVLRGRTSHPYRLQCEQFRLTRAICSRLGDNRLFDLEFGARVIDATQNENGVEIEVEGPAGTRTVRGGFVIGADGAGSRVRKAMGLDFRGETYPITSLTVAVRYPFDQHIEGLLSVNYCWTEDSHFSMMQLKDVWRVGFSPKPGQSHEEALQPERIQARLQEIHPKEGPYEIVHTGAYTIHRRIADSFRTGRMVLAGDAAHLNSPSGGLGMNSGIHDARSLCDKLAAIILEGADESLLDRYSRQRRSIALDDVQVRSDRNYRRHRVKGRKERAEVWDELQRVTSDRRLMTDFLMESSMLRSLEKAERID, encoded by the coding sequence GTGAACAGAGTTGGCCCGGCGGACGACGATCGAGTCCTGATTGCAGGCGCCGGCCCCGTCGGGCTGAGTTGCGCCCTGTTCCTGATCCGCAGCGGCATCCCGGTGTCGGTATTCGAGGCCGAGAGCGAACTGCCCGAAGACATGCGCGCCTCGACCTTTCATCCTGGCACGCTGGATGTGCTTGAAGATGCCGACGTCGTCGCGGACTTGCTCGCGAATGGCCTCCAGTGCAGGCAGTGGCAATATCGCAATCACGTAACGGGTGCATGCGCCGTGTTCGATATGGAAGTCCTTCGGGGCCGGACCTCTCATCCCTACAGGCTGCAGTGCGAACAGTTCCGGCTGACGCGCGCGATCTGTTCACGGCTCGGGGACAACCGTCTGTTCGATCTCGAGTTCGGGGCTCGCGTGATCGATGCGACGCAGAACGAAAATGGCGTCGAAATCGAGGTGGAAGGCCCGGCGGGCACGCGAACGGTCCGGGGCGGCTTTGTCATCGGCGCGGACGGTGCGGGCAGCCGGGTCCGCAAGGCCATGGGCCTGGACTTCAGGGGCGAGACCTACCCGATTACGTCGCTGACGGTCGCGGTTCGCTATCCCTTCGACCAACACATCGAGGGTTTGTTGTCCGTCAATTACTGCTGGACCGAAGACAGTCACTTCAGCATGATGCAGCTGAAGGACGTCTGGCGGGTCGGATTCTCGCCAAAACCCGGACAGTCGCATGAGGAAGCGTTGCAGCCGGAACGGATCCAGGCCAGGCTGCAGGAAATCCACCCGAAGGAGGGTCCGTACGAGATCGTTCACACGGGCGCCTACACCATTCACCGGCGGATTGCCGACAGCTTCCGGACGGGGCGCATGGTGCTGGCCGGCGATGCCGCCCATCTCAACAGTCCCTCGGGCGGACTGGGAATGAACAGCGGCATTCACGACGCGCGCAGCCTTTGCGACAAGCTGGCCGCGATCATCCTGGAGGGCGCCGACGAATCGTTGCTGGACCGGTATTCGCGGCAGCGCCGCTCAATCGCCCTCGATGACGTACAGGTCAGGTCGGACCGGAACTACCGGCGCCACAGGGTTAAGGGCAGGAAAGAAAGAGCCGAGGTATGGGACGAACTGCAACGCGTGACCAGCGACCGCCGCCTGATGACGGATTTCCTGATGGAAAGCTCGATGTTGCGGTCGCTGGAGAAGGCGGAACGGATCGATTGA
- a CDS encoding TonB-dependent receptor, whose translation MNTHRSTLTVATVLAGLFLASDFALTVAQAQIEEIVVTTRKREERLSELPLSVSALGWEELQNRGVEHLLDLAHHVPGLDFETTGSIAGSRPIIRGLNQQTRVGDEVNVATFVDGVYTPGFTGSTSIGFDGLERVEVAKGPQSALQGRNSFAGSINYITRRPGDEFEAGVRATAGTEGKWDASAYLSLPLAENGLAVRVDAGVYNSGGTHTNSINGDRLNDQESGFVRVNAVFNPNESLDGFFSLSYREDKISPSPRAFVADDDPRLIGKPASVSPFERGESTAAGICRDGLGGEIDCGIPRLFDGEVTSTGGELFADPMGVAGDRNSLRAVLELTWDLDAVSVTSLTGLQDRKAFTFSDADTSPEGTSFSGIVGRRTQALSGGPVLAQSLTGSDEDRREFSQDLRMQSNGDNTLDWLVGVYFSSEDFDDNRKRCSDPPVRSRSTVYTQGCPPVLDEEVNRKNTFRSVYGAVDFDASEQMNLALELRYTSEKKEFDEMQNVFPMRSPTSASFVPPQGRFEDTFSFLTPRGVVSYRPNEDTLLYAVAARGAKSGGFNSGSICVGSNDPGPDCSVSERSFEIETNWTYEAGAKVNLFGTAQVNASVFFTDWKDQQLIAGTELATSSSPIVRNIEGSEVQGIELEAYVALTEAISLNLGYAFTDTEYGHAYSTATDDLEGVCDILDCAVMADDMGEGPITTGEITGNQFSSVSRHSGNVGIAFVSRFMNGGYDFFGRADAVFRGKRYIDDSNTGYIGSQTTVNVRFGLQRENLSVQGFCSNVTDDDTPIRSFLLRNFLGVPHRVIHEREGRKCGVSLSFTY comes from the coding sequence ATGAACACGCACCGTTCCACTCTAACGGTAGCTACGGTACTCGCGGGCCTATTTCTTGCAAGCGACTTCGCCCTGACCGTCGCCCAGGCGCAAATCGAAGAAATAGTCGTCACCACACGCAAGCGCGAAGAGCGGCTGTCCGAATTGCCGCTGTCCGTTTCCGCGCTCGGCTGGGAGGAACTCCAGAATCGCGGCGTGGAGCACCTTCTGGACCTGGCGCACCACGTGCCCGGACTTGATTTCGAAACCACCGGCAGCATCGCCGGTTCACGCCCGATCATTCGCGGCCTGAACCAGCAGACGCGCGTTGGCGACGAAGTCAATGTCGCGACCTTCGTGGACGGCGTCTATACGCCCGGTTTTACCGGCTCGACGTCCATAGGGTTCGACGGCCTTGAGCGGGTCGAGGTGGCCAAGGGTCCGCAAAGTGCGCTGCAGGGCCGCAACAGTTTCGCCGGGTCGATCAACTACATCACACGGAGGCCCGGCGACGAGTTCGAGGCGGGCGTTCGGGCAACGGCGGGTACCGAAGGCAAGTGGGATGCATCGGCCTACCTCTCGCTGCCCCTGGCCGAGAATGGACTGGCGGTACGGGTCGACGCCGGCGTGTACAACAGCGGCGGAACCCATACCAACAGCATCAACGGCGACCGGTTGAACGACCAGGAATCGGGATTCGTGCGCGTGAACGCCGTGTTCAATCCGAACGAATCGCTGGATGGGTTCTTCTCGCTCAGCTACCGGGAAGACAAGATTTCCCCCAGTCCGCGGGCCTTTGTCGCCGACGACGATCCGCGCCTGATCGGGAAACCGGCCTCCGTCAGCCCCTTCGAGCGCGGCGAGTCCACCGCGGCCGGCATCTGCCGGGACGGCCTGGGGGGCGAGATCGACTGCGGTATTCCCCGCTTGTTTGACGGTGAAGTCACGTCCACGGGCGGAGAGCTTTTCGCCGATCCCATGGGCGTGGCCGGGGACCGGAACTCGCTGCGCGCGGTCCTGGAACTGACCTGGGACCTCGACGCCGTTTCGGTCACCTCGCTCACCGGTCTGCAGGACCGCAAGGCCTTTACCTTCTCCGATGCCGATACGAGCCCGGAAGGCACGTCGTTCTCGGGCATCGTCGGGCGCAGGACCCAGGCCTTGTCCGGCGGACCCGTGCTCGCGCAGTCGCTCACGGGATCGGATGAGGACCGCCGGGAATTCAGCCAGGACCTGCGGATGCAATCGAACGGCGACAACACCCTGGACTGGCTGGTCGGCGTCTACTTCAGCAGCGAGGACTTCGACGACAACCGCAAGCGCTGCTCGGACCCGCCCGTGAGGTCAAGAAGCACGGTCTATACGCAGGGCTGCCCGCCCGTGCTCGACGAGGAGGTCAATCGCAAGAACACGTTCCGGTCGGTGTACGGCGCCGTTGATTTCGACGCCTCGGAGCAGATGAATCTCGCTCTCGAACTGCGCTACACGTCGGAAAAGAAAGAATTCGACGAGATGCAGAACGTCTTCCCGATGAGGTCCCCAACCAGTGCAAGCTTTGTACCGCCGCAGGGCCGGTTCGAGGACACTTTCAGCTTCCTGACGCCGCGCGGCGTGGTTTCCTACCGGCCCAACGAGGACACCCTGCTCTACGCGGTGGCCGCCCGGGGCGCGAAATCCGGCGGCTTCAATTCCGGTTCGATCTGCGTGGGTTCCAACGACCCCGGCCCGGACTGTTCGGTATCTGAACGCAGCTTCGAGATCGAGACCAACTGGACCTACGAAGCCGGCGCCAAGGTCAACCTGTTCGGCACGGCGCAAGTGAATGCGTCCGTCTTCTTCACGGACTGGAAGGACCAGCAGTTGATCGCGGGCACGGAACTGGCGACGAGCAGCAGCCCGATCGTGCGCAATATCGAAGGCTCCGAGGTGCAGGGCATCGAGCTGGAGGCCTACGTCGCGCTGACCGAGGCCATCAGCCTGAACCTTGGATACGCCTTTACCGATACCGAGTACGGCCACGCCTACTCCACCGCGACGGACGATCTCGAAGGAGTTTGCGACATCCTGGATTGCGCCGTCATGGCCGACGATATGGGCGAAGGCCCGATCACCACCGGTGAAATCACCGGCAATCAGTTCTCCAGCGTCAGCAGGCACTCCGGCAATGTCGGAATCGCGTTCGTCAGCCGGTTCATGAACGGCGGCTACGACTTTTTCGGCCGCGCCGACGCCGTGTTTCGCGGCAAGCGCTATATCGACGATTCCAATACCGGGTACATCGGCAGTCAGACGACCGTCAATGTGCGCTTCGGCCTGCAGAGGGAGAACCTGTCCGTGCAGGGCTTCTGCAGCAACGTGACGGATGACGACACGCCGATCCGGTCGTTCCTGCTGCGGAACTTCCTGGGCGTGCCGCATCGCGTCATACACGAGCGCGAGGGGCGCAAGTGCGGCGTGAGCCTCTCGTTCACCTATTAA
- a CDS encoding MFS transporter: MKISTVRQLFGNRNFALFSVGNVLSLTGNWIQLVAVSWLIWELTNSTVWLGIVAASQFVPIFLVGPLGGVLADRLDRRRLILFSNGGGLFCALALFAIYSTGHLNVVIICIIRALQAAFQSLGQPARLAVVPRLVPSAQQTAAIAIGNISLHTARLLGPILSGVVVAVSGIGLAMLVNALSFVVFISCIAAIRLPELARKAPRSPDRRTGAFGEAIEGMACLGRNKAILMTVVLAAVMVLFARPIMFMLPAYVDMVFAEGMAGLSILISMSAAGSIAGGLSMARTRHSSGLMKVVLLSSLAIAAAATAFALVREYWVAGAFLVALGFMNVVFSVSSQSLVQHAVDEDTRGRVMSSWFMLNRGGPALGTFFFGILADLIGLSWPIILGSGVVLITVLLCLLYRRRVLEKANIRPAT; encoded by the coding sequence ATGAAAATCTCGACCGTCAGGCAGCTGTTCGGCAACCGGAACTTCGCCCTGTTTTCGGTGGGCAACGTGCTGTCTCTGACGGGAAACTGGATTCAGCTGGTGGCGGTGTCCTGGCTGATCTGGGAACTCACCAATTCCACGGTCTGGCTGGGTATCGTGGCGGCGTCCCAGTTCGTGCCGATTTTCCTGGTCGGTCCGTTGGGGGGCGTGCTGGCCGACCGCCTGGATCGGCGCCGGCTCATCCTTTTCAGCAACGGGGGCGGCCTGTTCTGCGCGCTTGCCCTTTTCGCCATCTACAGCACCGGACATCTCAACGTTGTCATCATCTGCATTATCCGGGCGCTGCAGGCGGCGTTTCAGTCGCTCGGACAACCGGCGCGGCTGGCCGTGGTCCCACGGCTCGTGCCGTCGGCGCAGCAGACAGCGGCCATCGCGATAGGCAACATCAGTCTGCACACGGCCCGATTGCTCGGTCCCATCCTTTCCGGGGTGGTCGTTGCGGTCAGCGGGATCGGCCTGGCGATGCTGGTGAACGCGCTGAGCTTTGTGGTCTTTATTTCCTGCATTGCGGCGATTCGACTGCCGGAGCTGGCGCGCAAAGCCCCGCGTTCACCGGACCGGAGGACCGGGGCCTTCGGCGAGGCGATCGAAGGGATGGCCTGTCTCGGCCGCAACAAGGCCATTCTGATGACGGTCGTCCTTGCTGCCGTGATGGTCCTGTTCGCCCGCCCGATCATGTTCATGCTGCCCGCTTACGTGGATATGGTGTTTGCCGAGGGGATGGCGGGCCTGTCGATCCTGATCTCGATGAGCGCCGCGGGCAGCATTGCGGGTGGCCTGTCCATGGCGCGGACGCGCCATTCAAGCGGTCTCATGAAGGTCGTGTTGCTGAGCAGCCTCGCCATTGCCGCGGCCGCTACCGCCTTCGCGCTGGTGCGCGAATACTGGGTGGCGGGCGCCTTCCTGGTCGCGCTCGGTTTCATGAACGTGGTCTTCAGCGTGTCTTCGCAATCGCTCGTGCAGCACGCGGTTGACGAGGACACCCGCGGAAGGGTGATGAGCTCCTGGTTCATGCTGAACCGGGGCGGGCCGGCCCTGGGCACGTTTTTCTTCGGCATCCTGGCCGATCTGATCGGTCTGTCGTGGCCGATCATCCTGGGCTCGGGCGTCGTTCTGATCACGGTGCTGCTGTGCCTGCTCTACCGCAGGCGGGTCCTGGAGAAGGCGAACATCCGACCGGCGACATAA
- a CDS encoding NAD(P)-binding protein has product MSVAGHDPVLVAGAGPVGLVTALLLARAGVRVRVFEKREALSRASRASTFHPPTLAILDELGLADTAVSAGRVVREIQYLDGAHQALARFDLSLLETETPFPFRLHYEQADLTRDMVGALRRLPNAEVRFGAEVVGAETVGSQVAADVRFAAGREKVTGSWLFAADGARSAVRESLGIEFDERPYGTRVLRVMTRQDLDSVIPGIAPLSYVFNDEGSCSLLEMPDCWRIILRVPAGISERQALDRDWLGERLGRFFSSSDLLEPDFVSVDIFAVSSAIAGENRAGRIFLVGDAAHLTNTRGGMNMNCGIHDAYAIAGALIDTLKGSPASMLERRADERHEIARNELIPRTDQRVARADDWLREVRGCADDPDRSREFLRSASMLDIAPRVKPHRESLDG; this is encoded by the coding sequence ATGTCAGTAGCCGGGCATGATCCGGTCCTTGTGGCCGGCGCCGGGCCCGTGGGCCTGGTAACCGCGCTGCTGCTCGCCAGGGCGGGTGTCCGGGTGAGGGTCTTCGAGAAGCGCGAGGCGCTCAGCCGCGCGTCCCGGGCCTCGACCTTTCATCCGCCCACCCTGGCCATTCTGGACGAGCTCGGCCTGGCGGACACGGCGGTGAGCGCGGGCAGGGTCGTGCGGGAGATTCAATACCTGGACGGCGCCCACCAGGCGCTGGCGCGGTTTGACCTGTCGCTCCTGGAGACGGAAACGCCCTTTCCCTTTCGCCTGCATTATGAGCAGGCGGACCTCACGCGGGACATGGTGGGGGCTCTCCGGCGGTTGCCGAACGCCGAAGTCAGGTTCGGGGCGGAGGTCGTCGGTGCGGAAACGGTTGGCTCGCAGGTTGCCGCCGATGTCAGGTTCGCGGCAGGCCGGGAGAAGGTCACCGGGTCCTGGCTGTTCGCGGCGGACGGCGCGCGCAGCGCCGTGCGGGAAAGCCTCGGGATTGAATTCGACGAACGGCCCTATGGAACGCGCGTGCTTCGCGTCATGACGCGCCAGGACCTGGACTCCGTGATTCCCGGAATTGCGCCGCTCAGTTACGTCTTCAATGACGAAGGCTCCTGCAGCCTGCTCGAGATGCCCGATTGCTGGCGGATCATCCTCAGGGTCCCCGCCGGGATATCGGAGCGACAGGCGCTGGACAGGGACTGGCTTGGCGAACGGCTCGGCAGGTTCTTTTCCTCGTCTGACCTTCTCGAACCGGATTTCGTTTCCGTCGACATCTTTGCGGTGAGCAGCGCCATTGCCGGCGAAAACCGCGCGGGCCGGATCTTCCTGGTCGGCGACGCCGCACACCTGACCAATACGCGCGGCGGCATGAACATGAACTGCGGCATTCACGACGCCTATGCAATCGCCGGCGCCCTGATCGACACGCTGAAGGGCAGTCCCGCGAGTATGCTTGAGCGGCGCGCCGACGAGCGACATGAAATTGCGCGAAACGAACTTATTCCACGCACCGATCAAAGGGTCGCCAGGGCCGATGACTGGCTTCGCGAAGTACGCGGCTGCGCCGACGATCCGGACAGGTCGCGGGAATTTCTGCGGTCCGCATCGATGCTGGATATCGCCCCGCGCGTGAAGCCGCATCGTGAAAGCCTTGACGGCTGA